The Kiritimatiellia bacterium sequence CGGCAGTACTGGGTCAAGCGTCAGCGTTATCCGGTTCTGGTGCCGGAAAAAATCATTCTGAAATGACGGTTTTTTATCCGGCCGCGGCCATTTTTCAAAACTTTGAGGAGCTCCTGCCGTATATCCAGCGCGGCCACCCGGATCCGCGCCGGAGAAGAAACCCGCCGGCCGGCGTTCGTGATAATTGCCTTCAGGGATCGGGCGCTCATGTCAAGGCCGAGAAATATCTCCGTTTTTTTTTGCGTCCGCGCTCTTTTTTTGATTGCGTCATAACGGATATTCTAGTAAATATGACGCGGCAAACAATTGTTAAAGCGCTGGATTATAATACCCGAATATTGCACGAAATTCGTGTAAAATTCAGGTAATACCATAAGGCAAATAAACATGATGATCGGCAAAAACATAAGACTTGAGCGGATAATCAGCCGGCATACCGGCAAAACAGTGATGGTTCCCATGGACCATGGGGTTACGGTAGGCCCTATTCCGGGTTTGATTGACATGAAACAGGCGGTAGGCAACGTGGTGGAGGGGGGGGCGAACGCCATTATTATTCATAAAGGCATTGTCCGCGCGGGGCACCGGCAGTCGGGGAAGGACATCGGCCTTATCATTCACATGTCGGCCAGCACGTCCATGTCGCCCGATCCCACCGGCAAAGTTCTGGTTTGCACGGTTGAGGAAGCGATTAAAATCGGCGCGGACGGCGTTTCCATTCATATCAACCTCGGCGCGCCGACGGAGGACGAGATGCTGGATCACCTCGGCGGGGTATCCCGTAAATGCCAGGAATGGGGCATGCCGCTCCTGGCCATGATGTACACGCGCGGCCCGAAAATAAAAAGCGAATATGACGTCAAACACATCAAACACGCGGCCCGGGTCGGCGCCGAGCTCGGGGCCGATATCATAAAGGTGAATTACCCGGGAAGTCCGCGGGCTTTTGAGGAGGTTACCTCCGGCTGTCCCGTGCCGGTGGTCATCGCCGGCGGAGAAAAACTGGAGTCGGACATGGATGTGCTCAACATGGTTGAAGGCGCTTTGAAGTCCGGCGGCGCCGGCGTTTCCATCGGCCGCAACGTATTCCAGCATGCCGATCCGCGCAGGATTATCCGCGCGATTTCGGCCATTGTGCACGAGAAAATGACGGCCAAAGATGCGGCAAAATTATTGAAGGCATAGTTGCAGGCAAAATGAAACTATTGAAAATAAAGAAGACTTATTATTGTATTGAATAAATATGAGGCGTGAATCTATGACAGAAATTATTTTTGAGGTACAAGAGGATGTTATTGACGGCGGGTTTGTGGCACACGCTTTAGGGGCGGGTATTCATACGGAAGGCGATACGCAGGAGGAATTAAAAACCAATATTCGGGATGCTCTGGAATGTCATTTTGATGCAGGAGAAATACCGCGTATTGTGCGTCTCCATTTTGTCCGTGATGAGGTCATGGCCGTATGAAGATTCCCCGCGACACGTCCGCATCGGAATTAATCAAAGCTTTGCGTTGTCTGGGATACTCCGTCACTCGCCAAACCGGCTCACACGTTCGCGTAACGACGGCACAAGACGGACAGCATCATGAAACGATCCCGAATCATGCGCCGCTCAAAGTGGGCACGCTAAACGGTATCCTGAAAAGTGTTGCTGTACATCACCGAATAAGCAACGAAAAATTACTGCAGATGCTCGAATTATAAAATACATATTGAATCAGTCGTGGTTTAATCCCGCGTGAGGTATTAAAAACAAGATTTCTATTTTCAGGTGAAGAAATGAAACAAGTCTGGGTGCAGGCAATTCCCTGGGACAAGCAGCTGGCCATTGCCGCGATTGAGAGCGGAGCGGACGCCGTTATCGTTGAGAAGGGGCGGGCGGAGAGCGTCAAGGATCTCGGCCGCATCAGGATTGTGGCCGAAGACGGCGATATTGTCCCCGGCCGGGATGTCGTTGTCATGGAAATCCGCTCCAAGTCCGACGAAAACCGGGCGGCCAAAGCCGATCCGAACATCATGGCGCTTTTAAAACTTCCCGACTGGACCATCATCCCGATAGAAAACATCCTCGCCCAGCGCGGTAAAATCATGGCCGAAGTAAAAACGGCCGATGAGGCGCGCACGATGTTCGGCGTCCTGGAAAAAGGCGTTGACGGCGTGGCGGTGGTCAGCCGCGACCCGAACGAGGTCAGAAAGATTGTCGGCATGGTCCACGGCCTCTCCCCGCGGATTGAGCTGAAAACGGCGGTTGTCAAGAAAATTACGCCGAGCGGGATGGGCGACCGGGTCTGCATTGACACCTGTTCGGCCATGACCGTCGGCGAGGGAATGCTGGTCGGGAACGCCAGCAGCGCCTTCTTCCTGGTCCATTCCGAAAGTCTTGAAAATCCTTACGTGGCCGCGCGCCCCTTCCGGGTCAATGCCAGCGCCCTGCATGCCTACATTTTATTGCCGGAAAACAAGACTGCTTACCTTTCCGATCTGCGGACCGGCGACACGGTCCTGATTGTTGAAGCCAAAGGCGGGACCCGGACCGCGCAGATCGGCCGTTGCAAGATTGAATCCCGGCCCATGATCCTGATAACCGCCGAGGCGGACGGGCGGCAAATATCGGTTTATCTCCAGAATGCCGAAACGATCAATCTTGTCCGGCCCGACGGCCGGCCGGTGTCCGTTGCCAAAATCAAGGAAGGCGACCAGGTCCTGGCGCGCATTGAGGACGGCGGCCGGCATTTTGGCATGAAAATCAGCGAGAAGCTGGTGGAAAAATAACCGGACCGGGCCTTGCCCCGGACAAATCCGTTTGCTTTTTGACAGGCGGGGCAGCCTCGCCTGCCGTCTTTTGGGCCGCACGTGCGGCCGGCCTGCCCCAGGGAAACAACGCGGTTAATATTCTCCGGCATCAAGGCCGGCGGCGACCGGCGCGTAGAAAGCGTCGCGGATCACGGCGTGGCCGGCGTCGTTCGGATGATTGGCGGAGGGCTGGTCCATGAGGGAATTCTGCCA is a genomic window containing:
- a CDS encoding 2-amino-3,7-dideoxy-D-threo-hept-6-ulosonate synthase, with amino-acid sequence MMIGKNIRLERIISRHTGKTVMVPMDHGVTVGPIPGLIDMKQAVGNVVEGGANAIIIHKGIVRAGHRQSGKDIGLIIHMSASTSMSPDPTGKVLVCTVEEAIKIGADGVSIHINLGAPTEDEMLDHLGGVSRKCQEWGMPLLAMMYTRGPKIKSEYDVKHIKHAARVGAELGADIIKVNYPGSPRAFEEVTSGCPVPVVIAGGEKLESDMDVLNMVEGALKSGGAGVSIGRNVFQHADPRRIIRAISAIVHEKMTAKDAAKLLKA
- a CDS encoding type II toxin-antitoxin system HicA family toxin, which produces MKIPRDTSASELIKALRCLGYSVTRQTGSHVRVTTAQDGQHHETIPNHAPLKVGTLNGILKSVAVHHRISNEKLLQMLEL
- a CDS encoding 2-oxoisovalerate dehydrogenase, translated to MTEIIFEVQEDVIDGGFVAHALGAGIHTEGDTQEELKTNIRDALECHFDAGEIPRIVRLHFVRDEVMAV
- a CDS encoding 3-dehydroquinate synthase II, whose translation is MKQVWVQAIPWDKQLAIAAIESGADAVIVEKGRAESVKDLGRIRIVAEDGDIVPGRDVVVMEIRSKSDENRAAKADPNIMALLKLPDWTIIPIENILAQRGKIMAEVKTADEARTMFGVLEKGVDGVAVVSRDPNEVRKIVGMVHGLSPRIELKTAVVKKITPSGMGDRVCIDTCSAMTVGEGMLVGNASSAFFLVHSESLENPYVAARPFRVNASALHAYILLPENKTAYLSDLRTGDTVLIVEAKGGTRTAQIGRCKIESRPMILITAEADGRQISVYLQNAETINLVRPDGRPVSVAKIKEGDQVLARIEDGGRHFGMKISEKLVEK